Below is a window of Oceanipulchritudo coccoides DNA.
CCGGAAAGATGGGTCTTTCGGCAATCGCCCGAGCCGTTGCACATTTCTGCTGCCCCGAGCATGCCATTGGTCGAGGACCAATCAAACAGCGTTTTGGGTTCCTTAGTCTCCTGGCCCGGGGCATAACGCAGGGAGCTGTTCATGGGCGGTGTCCCGACGATCTTCCTCGGATTGAAAACCCCCTGTGGATCCCAGCTCTGCTTGACTTGTTCGACCAAGGCGTAGTTTTTCTCGCCAATCATCTGCTTGAGAAACTCACCGCGCAGGCGTCCGTCGCCATGCTCGCCGGAGAGCGATCCGCGATATTCCTTAACAAGCTCGGCAATCGTTTGCGCAACTTCACGGAACATCCGGTTGCCCTCCTCGGTTTTCAAGTCGATGATTGGCCGCAGATGAATTTCGCCGGAGCCGGCGTGCGCGTAGTGCACACAGTCCAACCCGAATCGCTCCTTGAGGCGACGATTGAATTCACCAATGTAAGCGGGCAGGTCTGAAACCCTGACGGCCGTATCCTCGACCACGGGCACCGGCTTGGCATCGCCCGGCATGTTTGAAAGCAGTCCCAGGCCGGCCTTGCGTAAATTCCAGATCTTTACGGTGTCATCCCCGAAGAGCACCGGGTAGGCATAGCCGAGTCCCGCTTGCCGCATCTCTTCAGTTATTTCATTGGTGATTGCCTTCACGGCTTCCTCGGATTGTCCGCGAATCTCCGTGACGAGCACCGCGCCCGGATCTCCCTCAATGAAAAACCTGTTTTCGCGATGCTCGATGCTGCGCGCGGTACAGTCGAGAATGTAGCGATCAATCAATTCAACGGCAAAGCAATCGTATTTGACCGAGATCTGGGTCGCCAGCAGGGCCTGCTCAACCGATTCAAACTGCGCGCAGAGAAGACCATCCACGGGTTCAGGCATGGGCAGGCAGCGCAGTTTCATTTCAGTGACGAGGCAGAGAGTTCCCTCGCTCCCGGCAATCAATTTTCCGAAGTTAAATGGCTTATCGCTTTCCGGATCAAAGCAATCTGTGTCCATCAACAGATCCAGCGCGTAGCCCGTATTGCGCCGCGGGATTGCCGGATCGGGAAATTCTTTCCGGATTTCCTCGCGATTTTCGGGATCCCCGAGCATACCGCGGATATCCCTGTAGATTTGTGTTTCCAACGATTCCGGGCCGTTACACTTGGCCTCAAACGCTTTTTTGCTCAGCGGACCGAAAACCACCTTTGAGCCGTCCGCAAGAAGCGCCGTTACCTCGAGAAGATGGTCCCGCATGCTGCCGTACTTGATTGAGTTGGAACCACAGGAATTGTTGCCCAACATGCCGCCCATCATGGCCCGGTTCTGGGTCGAGGTCTCTGGCCCGAAAAGCAATCTATGCGGCTCAAGCGCCATATTCAGCTCGTTGCGAATCACCCCCGGTTGGCAGCGCACCCACGATTCCTTGCGATTGATTTCCAATATCTTGGTAAAGTGCCTCGAGACATCGACGACAATCCCGCTACCGACAACCTGGCCGGCCAGCGATGTCCCAGCAGTCCGCGGGATCAAGCCGATCCTGTTCGTCCTGGCAAAATTCACCAACTCGACGAGGTCCTCCTCGCATTCGGGGATAGAGACAGCCAGCGGCACCTCTTGATAAGCGGAAGCATCCGTGGCATACAGGCGCCGCATCAGCTCACCAGTGTGGAAAGCACCCTTCAGCCGGGAGGCCAGTTTAGACAGGTTGTTTGCTTTCCCATTCATCGGATCATTTGAGTAGACTCAGGATAAACCGATCCATTGCATTAATTCAATAAAACCCGGTTATCGTTTTTCGGATCACTTTCTATTGCACAATTTCCCAGCATTGCCCAAAACGACAGGTAGCATGTCTCAGAATCCAACAATCGTATACACCAAGACGGACGAAGCCCCGGCCTTGGCCACTTACTCACTCCTGCCGATTATTCGCGACTTCACCGGGGCCGCTGGGATCGAAGTGGAGATGCGCGATATCTCGCTTGCCGGCCGCATTTTGTCCCAATTTCCGGAATTCCTCAGCGAGGATCAGCGTATCGAGGACGAGTTGGCATATCTGGGACAGCTCACGCAGGACCCGAAGGCCAACATCATCAAGTTGCCCAATATCAGCGCATCCGAGCCACAGCTGCAGGCCGCCATTGCTGAATTGCAGGCCAAGGGCTATGCGATTCCAGACTATCCGTCGAATCCAGCCAATGCTGGGGAAGTGGACATCAAGGCCCGTTATGACAAGGTGAAGGGTAGTGCGGTGAATCCCGTTCTCCGCGAGGGAAATTCAGATCGCCGAGCCCCCGCGCCAATCAAGGCCTATGCCCGCAAGCATCCTCATTCGATGGGCGAATGGAGCAAGGGCTCCAAGACGAATGTCGCCACAATGGGCAAGGATGATTTTTATTCGAATGAGAAGTCGGTCACGCTTTCAAAGGCGACCGAAGTGACGATTGAATTTATTCCAGCGGATGGCGAAAAGAAGGTACTCAAACCAGCCTTTCCGTTGCAGGAAGGGGAGGTCCTCGACAGCACCGTGATGCGGAAGGCATCGCTGGTCGCCTTTCTTGAGGAGCAGATCGCCCGCGCCAAAAAGGATGGGGTGCTCTTTTCGCTTCACATGAAGGCGACAATGATGAAAGTCTCCGACCCGATTATTTTCGGACATGCGGTCAGCGTATATTTTAAGGACCTTTTGGCAAAGCACGCAGATTCCTTTAAGGACTTGAAGATTGATTTCAAGAACGGCTTCGGGGATCTGCTAGGAAAGATCTCCTCCCTTCCGGAATCCAAGCAAAAGCTAATTGAACAGGATATCGAAGCAGCTTATGCAAACGGGCCTGCGCTGGCTATGGTCAATTCCGACAAGGGCATCACCAACCTGCATGTTCCGAGCGATATTATTGTAGATGCCTCCATGCCGGCGATGATCCGCACATCCGGTCAAATGTGGAATGCCAAGGGAGAACAACAGGACACCCTGGCGGTCATCCCTGACAGTTCCTACGCCGGCGTTTATCAGGCGGTTATTGATTTCTGTCGTGAGCATGGGGCTTTTGATCCGCGCACGATGGGTTCCGTTCCCAATGTCGGGCTCATGGCCCAGAAGGCTGAAGAATACGGTTCGCACGACAAGACCTTCGAAATGCCGGCATCCGGTACAGTTCGGATCGTGGATACTTCCGGCAATGTCCTGCTTGAGCATGATGTGGAACCCGGTGATATCTGGCGCGCGTGTCAGACCAAGGATGCAGCCATTCGCGATTGGGTTAAACTGGCGGTGAAGCGGGCCCGCGAGACGGATGATCCGGCGGTATTCTGGCTGGACAAGAACCGTGCTCATGATGCCTGTCTTATCAAGAAGGTTGGAGCGTACTTGAAGGACCATGACACCACGGGGCTTGATATTCGCATCCTGGCACCCGCGACCGCCTGTCAAGTGAGCATGGAACGAATTGTGGAAGGGGAAAACACTATTTCTGTGACGGGCAACGTGCTCCGCGATTACCTCACGGATCTTTTTCCCATTCTTGAAGTCGGGACCAGCGCCAAGATGCTTTCCATCGTGCCATTGATGAACGGCGGCGGCCTTTTTGAGACGGGTGCTGGCGGATCTGCGCCTAAACATGTGCAACAGTTTGTAGCGGAAAACTACATACGCTGGGATTCCCTTGGTGAATTTCTCGCCTTGGCCGTATCCCTTGAGCACCTTGCACAGGTCTTTGGAAATCCCCGGGCCAAGGTACTGGCGGAGGCGCTTGACCTCGCCAATGAAAAATTTCTCGACACCAATAAGTCCCCGACACGTCGCTTGGGTGGTATAGATAATCGCGGTAGCCATTTCTATCTCGCCCTGTACTGGGCTGAAGCGCTGGCCGCACAGGATCAGGATTCCGGTTTGAAGGCGCGCTTTGCCCCGCTGGCTGATCAACTTGCAGCTAGCGAGGATGCCATCGTAAAGGAGCTCCTTGCCGTACAGGGTCAGCCTGTCGACATTGGTGGTTACTACTGGGTGGATGAGAGCAAGACGAGCGCGGCAATGTGTCCCAGCGCAACCTTGAATTCAATTCTCGGGCAGTTCCGGGAATCGCGATGACAGGTGGATGAATTCGCTCAGTTCCCGCTACCGGGAAGGGGCGGCAACTTGGGAGGTCCAAGCAATTCCCTCATGACCGTGCTGTAGAGGACGGGTTTCTTCCAGTAGGGAATTTTGTACTCGTCGAGTAATTCAATGTTTTCATCGGTGAGACATCCGGAAACAACAGCCACCCTGACCTGGGGGAATTTGACTTTGCACTGAAGGCATAGAGCCACGCCCCATCCATCGGGCAGCCGGTGGTCGGCGATCATCAGGTCAAGCGCTTGTGTTTCGTCCTCAAGCGCAGCGATAGCATCTTCAACGCCTGCAACAACTTTTACCTTATGGCCCATTCCTTCAATGGTTTCGCAGGCAATTTGGCTGAGCTCAGGTTCGTCCTCTACTAAAAGAATATTCATTTGAGGGAAAGTATCGGTTCCAATTAACCCCGTATGGGTGTGATTGAGCATTTAGAGTGTAAGGCCATACTCTGTCAAGATTCAGCCGTACTGCTTGTCAAACTCCAGAAAACGGCCCATCCGCCGCGCTTATTAGAGAATTTCAAAAAGCTGGCTCAAGTCGGTGATGACAAAGTCCGGGCGGACGGACCGGCAATCCGGATCGTCTGTTCGCCAGCGCAAGGACCGCTTGTCACCTGCAAAGAGTACCGTCTGGAAGCCCAGCGCTTTCGCTGGCCAGATGTCGTTGCGTAAATCATTTCCGACATAGAGCGTATCGTGAGGTGATATTCCATCCACCTCCAGGACTTGCTTCAGTCTCTGGTAGAGCCCGGTCGAAGGTTTTCCCTCACGCTCCATCCATGACCAGACGCAGTGTTTGCTATCAAAGGCATATTCCGTGTGAGGCTTGCTGATTAACGCGGGAAAGAGCAGGGGCGTGTAAAATTGAGCGTTTGAAACAATCCCGAGGTGCAGGCCCTCCCGCGTGAGCCGGCTAAGGGTCTCCTCAAGATTTGGCATTGGCCAGCATGGATTGACACGGCATTCATGGTCCACGATGGCCAGCTGGACATCACCGCTTCCTGCCAGAAAACCGGCATTTTTCGATTCCTCAATCAGGTCCTGCCAAACTTCCTCAATATGCACTTCCGGATAGTCGATGCCCGCCTTGGCGCGATCTCTGCGAAAGCGCTGGAGGGTGCCCATGAAGTTCGCCGACCAAGGGGCTTCGCGGTCAAGGACCTCATAGCCCGCTGTTTCCAACGCAGCCATGATAGCCGGGGAGCGATCCTCGTTTTCGGCGAGGCTAATATCCCCTGAAGCGGAAATGAAGAGTGTCCCGTAAACATCAAAGACAACAGCCTTCAAGCCCGGCACCTTCGACACAAGCTTCGGCTCGCCCGTCTCTACCGGATCGAGCGGGCTGGAATGCGCCCGTATATGATCAATCAGCTGGTGATTTGCCATCAATGAATCCGTTTCCGCTTACATGCGTGGAAGGCCGCCCATTCCGCCCATGTTTCCGAGATCCGGCATGTCCGGCATGCCTGCTCCCGATTTCTGCATCTTTTTCATCATTTTCCGCGCCTTCGGACCCTTCATCATCCGCATCATCTTCTTCATCTGCTGGAACTGCTTGATGAGCGCATTGAGATCCTTGACCGGAAGGCCAGCTCCCCGGGAGATGCGCGCCCGCCGGCTACCGTTGAGCAACTGCGGATTCTGACGCTCCTGCAGCGTCATCGATTGGATCAGGGCTTCCGTGTGCTTGAGTTTCTTCTCCTCCTTGTCGCCCACCTCAACATTTCCCATGCCCGGCATCATTTTCATGAGCCCGCCGAGGGAACCCATCTTCTTGACGGCCTGCATCTGGCTCAGGAAATCCTCAAAATTGAATTCAGCGCGCTGCATTTTTTCGGCCATGCGCTTGGCCTCATCCTCGTCAATCGTATCCTGGGCCTTTTCCACGAGCGAAACAACATCACCCATTCCCAGGATGCGTCCGGCCAGCCGGTCCGGGTGGAAAACTTCCAGATCAGTGACCTTTTCCCCTGTTCCGAGAAACTTGATCGGGACCTGGGCGATTGCCTTCATCGAAAGGGCGGCCCCGCCACGGGTGTCGCCATCCAGCTTGCTCAGGGCAATTCCCGTGAGCCCAACTGCCTCGTGAAAGGTCTTCGCAACATTGACTGCTTCCTGCCCGAGGGCGGCATCGGCGACGAGAATGCTTTCGTCCGGCTGGACCTCCTTTTTCAGGTCGACCACTTCCTTGACCAGGGGTTCGTCAATCTGGAGACGCCCAGCAGTGTCAAAAATGATTGCGTCGGCACCTTGTTCCTTGGCCCATTCCCAGCCGTTACGGCCTATTTTCCGGACATTTTTGCTATCCCGTTCGCCATAGAAAAGGATGTCATTGTCTCGGGCCAGCGTCTCGAGCTGGTCAATAGCCGCCGGGCGGTAGACGTCACAGGCAATTACTGCGGGGGTGTAGCCATTCTTGCGCAAGTGCAGGGCCAGCTTCCCGGCAAAGGTTGTCTTCCCGGAGCCTTGCAGCCCCAACAATAAAACACGCAGGGGCTTCTTGTCCTCCAGGGCGGTCGACCCTTCCCCGAGGAGGCTGACCAGCTCGTCATGGATGATCTTGACGATCATCTGTCCGGGCGTGACTGACTTCAGGACTGCCTGGCCTTCACACTGTTTGGCCACCCGATCGATGAACTCACGGGCCACGCGAAAATGGACGTCCGCAGCGAGCAGGGCCTTACGGACCTCCTGCAGGCTTTCGGTCATGTTCTCTTCGGTCAATTTGGCCTGGCCGCGCAATGAGCGCAGGGCATTTCCGAGTCGATCAGTCAGGGATTCCAACATAGCCCGCAAGCAATGGGAATTGGTGCCATCGAGTCAAGCGGGGAGGACCGCCAAATTAGGATTGTGCCCGGGTTAGGCGGTTTCGCTCTCGGCCAGCGTGCGATATCCCTCGGCCTCAAAGGGGCAGGGCGCGCTGAAAGTGAACTTCCAATCCTCTCCCCAGACCTCCAAATCCGCCGCGTGCAGTGCCTGCCGCGGATACCGCAGTTCCCGGTCTAGTCGGTCAGTCCAACCATTTTCAATAAACTCGAGATACCAGCTTGGATCACCGGCGTAGATCTTGTCGCCGAGGACAGGATGCTCCAGCCAGGCCGCGTGGACCCGGATCTGGTGCTTGCGACCGCTTTCAGGGGTGACTTCCGCAAGGGTGTGCGGTCCCCAGTACTCCAAGGGACGGAAGTGGGTGAGGGCGGACTTACCGCGCCCGCCAAAGGAAACCCGCTGCTTCACAACCACTTCGCTTTCCGGATCCTTTTCCAGATTGCTTTCCGTTGTCCGGGCCTCTTTCAGGTGCCCCTTTAGAAGGGCCAGATAGCGTTTCTTTGTGTTGCGCTTGGAAAAGGCCGTTTGCAGCTGGCTTGCCGCTTTGTGGTGTTTGGCCAGAATGACCACGCCACTGGTTTCGCGGTCCAGCCGGCTCACCAGATGGATCCGGTCAAGGCCGCGCGCCTCGCGCACCGCACCGACAAGACTTGACCAGGGACCATTCTTCGAGGGGTGGCAGACGACCCATCCGGGCTTGTCGAGGACGATGATATCCTCGCTCTCCTCCATGATCCAGCTTTCCAGCTGTTCAGGCTTTATTAGTAGGGCTTCCGCCCCAAATGGGGATTCAATTGACATTCCAAACGGGTATTTTTGGCACTATTTTTACCAGATTCCTGAAGAAGGGAGTTGCAATCTAATGCCCCGCGACTACAGTTATGAGCGTAGAGAGTATGGTTGTACCGGTACCAGTTTCAGATACGAGCGAATTAATTGGAATCTGTGGTACATACTTAAATTATCAACCAAGCCGGCAGATTCAAGTGACTGCCTATACTCGGGGGCGATGGCGATTTACATGGTAAAGCCTGGTCAGTTCGCGCTCCCCAAGGACGACTGCATCCACTTTAACCCTCATTCCCTGACGTATTGCGTACGGGGAAACAGTGATAACATAAAAGAAAAGGATAGAGACATCATGAAAGATAGAACCAACGATATCATCATCTCTGGGCATAACCTCGATCTCACGAAAGCGCTCAAAAGTATGGTCATCGAAAAGGTCTCTAAATTGTTTGAACACGAAAATCACATTATACGAATTCGAGTGGAATTAAGTACGCGACAGTCAAACCATGTAAAGGAGCACCTTGCCAAAGGCTTGGTGGAAATCAAAGGGAAGGACCTTGTCGCGAATGTATCTTCCGAAGACTTGTACAAATCGATTGATTTACTGGAAACGAAACTCGACCGGATGTTACGGAGGCGCTCGCGCTTGCGGGTACTGAAAAGAAAGCAGCCACACAGCTTGGATATTCCGGCAGAGATTCCAAAGGTCCAATCAGCCTGAGGAAGCGGCCACTTTACATCAAAGGTCCCGACTTGTTCGGGACCTTTTTTGTATCCAGACAGGAATACAGCGTGGAAGGGATTGACCTGTCAGAGACCGTGGTTTATCGAGGATTTCGAATGGAGAGCAAGTGGCATTATCTTGGTTGGAAGCGACCATTCAGCATTGAATTTGCTGATCACCTGAAAAAGGAATACGGGAAATCCCGTTCCTACGACCATTTGTTGATCTGGACTCCCAGTGCCCGGGCTGGCCGGCATGTCCTGAATGAGTTGTTTGGTCCCAAGGAAAGCGTTGCTGAAGCCTTCCATCCTCCCCGACTGGTGACACCGGCCCGGTTTGTGCGATCCTTGTTGCCGGATGATGGAAGCATCGCCACGGAGACACAATGTCTCTATGCATGGAAGCGAGTGCTGGAGCTTGCTGATCCATCCGGGCTCGAAGCGGTATTTCCAGTCATCCCAAGGGAAAACAAATCTGCCTGGGCTTTCACAGTGGGCCAGCAACTGATGCGGCTTCGGGGACGCCTTGCCGAGGACCAGTGGGATTTTCGCAAGATTGCCAGTCAGCAGCTACCTCAGGACCTGAAGCGTTGGTCCACCCTTGGGCGGTTGGAGCAGGCTTATCTCGAAGAGTTGTCGAGCCATGGCCTTGAGGATCCGGAATGTGTGCTGGAACGCATTCTGACCGCGGAAATCAGCCCACAACCCTATTCCGTGCTGATGGTGGCCGGTGTCCTGAACATGAGCCAGAGACAGGCTGCCTGCATGCGGGCCCTCGCGGCAAGAGGCCTTGAAATTGAGTTTTACCTGCCCATTCCTGAGGAGCAGCGGGACGCATTTGATGCCTTGGGTCGCCCGGAGAAAGACCTCTGGGAAAAGGAGCCACTGCCTGAAACCCTTATCAAGAATTGCCTGCAACGTTCACCCGAGCCTCGCGAATTGGTTGAGCAGATTCTCGAGCTCAGTGAGGACTACGGTGGAGAAGTCGACAGCCTGGTCGTCGGTTCACCCGAGAGGGATCTTGCGGATTACCTTATTGAGAGAAGCCGGTTAACAAAGACGCCCTACTACGCGCCGGAAGGCCGGGCCCTCGCGGAAACCTCATGGGGGAGGCTCATTGGCCTGATCAACGACTGGCAGAAGAGCGGGCAACTGGCCACGCTCTTTAATCTGTTGAATCATGATCTATTCCGCGAATGGGCGGTCCACCAAGGGTTGGACATTCTCCGCTTGCAGGGAGCCATCCAGTCCATCCTCAAGGAACAGTTGCTGAAGACCTCCCGGCAGTTGCTGGACAATGGACTGGGTCCATCCAAGTCGATTGGCCTTGTCCGGGAGGGGATTGAGCTGCTCGACGCGCAAGGTTTCAACCAGAGGGGAAGGGGCGGATTCGCGGAAAATCTATGGAAACTCCTCCGCCAAGTGGCAATAAGCCAGCAGCTGGCCCCCGAGTCCCTCAATTCGCTTCGCCAGATCGAAGAACTGTTACAGGATATCCAGGCCGGATTTGAGAACGCCCGATTGACGGAATCGGACTGGTGGGAGCTGTTGAATTTCCAGCTGACAAATACGCAATTTTACCCTGAACGCTCGGAAGACGAACGCCCCGTCTCCGGTTGGCTTGAGCTTCCGTGGGAGTGTGCTCCGCATATTGTGTTGCTCAGCTTGCCCGACAGCCAGGTCCCGGGTCCAAAAGTCCTTGATTCCTTCCTGACCCCTTTGTTATGCCGATCACTTGGCCTTTATGGGCCGGATGAGCTGGCTGCCTTTCATGCCTTCCGCTTGCGCCTGATTTTGGAATCCCGAAAACAGTGGGGCCGGGTGGATATACTTCTTCCGGACAGGGGACTGGACGATTCGCCGGTCCTCCCAACCCGTTTTCTCTTTCTCGCTGATGAAACGTGCATTCTGAACCGCGTGGAGACTCTCCTCGGTGAGCGATCGCTTGAAGAGGATCCTCTGCCAGCAGAATTCGGGACCAGATTGCAGCCCCCTCCAATGCCCGAATTTGAGAAAATCTCCGTTACGGCCCTTCGCACCTACCTGAACAATCCCTTCCACTTCTATCTCGAACGATTAAACTATTTGTCTCCCCCGGAGGCATTGCCGAGGGAGGTGGATGCAATGGCCTTTGGGCAATTGGCCCACACCGTTCTTGAGGGATTAAATTCCAGGGAGGATGGGATTTCCCTGCTGAAGGAAAAGGAAATCGTGGAATTCCTGCTGACCGGCCTAGATGAGCAGGTTCTCTCGCGTTATGGATCACGGAT
It encodes the following:
- a CDS encoding FAD-binding and (Fe-S)-binding domain-containing protein, with the protein product MNGKANNLSKLASRLKGAFHTGELMRRLYATDASAYQEVPLAVSIPECEEDLVELVNFARTNRIGLIPRTAGTSLAGQVVGSGIVVDVSRHFTKILEINRKESWVRCQPGVIRNELNMALEPHRLLFGPETSTQNRAMMGGMLGNNSCGSNSIKYGSMRDHLLEVTALLADGSKVVFGPLSKKAFEAKCNGPESLETQIYRDIRGMLGDPENREEIRKEFPDPAIPRRNTGYALDLLMDTDCFDPESDKPFNFGKLIAGSEGTLCLVTEMKLRCLPMPEPVDGLLCAQFESVEQALLATQISVKYDCFAVELIDRYILDCTARSIEHRENRFFIEGDPGAVLVTEIRGQSEEAVKAITNEITEEMRQAGLGYAYPVLFGDDTVKIWNLRKAGLGLLSNMPGDAKPVPVVEDTAVRVSDLPAYIGEFNRRLKERFGLDCVHYAHAGSGEIHLRPIIDLKTEEGNRMFREVAQTIAELVKEYRGSLSGEHGDGRLRGEFLKQMIGEKNYALVEQVKQSWDPQGVFNPRKIVGTPPMNSSLRYAPGQETKEPKTLFDWSSTNGMLGAAEMCNGSGDCRKTHLSGGTMCPSYMATRNEKDTTRARANMLRHALTEGPRDAQTSVFDNPDVKEVLDLCLSCKGCKKECPSTVDMAKLKAEFMQHYYDAHRVPLRARMVATFPWSQKLASYAPWAWNALFGAAPIRRLLNKLVGFHPDRTIPLLPKSTFSFWFDKHVPHANAGKVGSVWFFNDEFTNFTDVHVGIKAVTLLERLGYAVEIPEHKYSGRTWLSKGLVRDAKMLINENLRLLGEKVTAEKPMVGVEPSGILTFVDEALDLAKTEYKEAARRMAPHCYMVEAFIAREAKAGRISPDAFTDEHHKVKLHGHCFQKALTGPKGSLEALRLPRNFTVELIPSGCCGMAGSFGYEKEHYALSQAVGELVLFPTVRRSAADTIIAAPGTSCRHQIHDGTGRTALHPIEVLHDALK
- a CDS encoding NADP-dependent isocitrate dehydrogenase translates to MSQNPTIVYTKTDEAPALATYSLLPIIRDFTGAAGIEVEMRDISLAGRILSQFPEFLSEDQRIEDELAYLGQLTQDPKANIIKLPNISASEPQLQAAIAELQAKGYAIPDYPSNPANAGEVDIKARYDKVKGSAVNPVLREGNSDRRAPAPIKAYARKHPHSMGEWSKGSKTNVATMGKDDFYSNEKSVTLSKATEVTIEFIPADGEKKVLKPAFPLQEGEVLDSTVMRKASLVAFLEEQIARAKKDGVLFSLHMKATMMKVSDPIIFGHAVSVYFKDLLAKHADSFKDLKIDFKNGFGDLLGKISSLPESKQKLIEQDIEAAYANGPALAMVNSDKGITNLHVPSDIIVDASMPAMIRTSGQMWNAKGEQQDTLAVIPDSSYAGVYQAVIDFCREHGAFDPRTMGSVPNVGLMAQKAEEYGSHDKTFEMPASGTVRIVDTSGNVLLEHDVEPGDIWRACQTKDAAIRDWVKLAVKRARETDDPAVFWLDKNRAHDACLIKKVGAYLKDHDTTGLDIRILAPATACQVSMERIVEGENTISVTGNVLRDYLTDLFPILEVGTSAKMLSIVPLMNGGGLFETGAGGSAPKHVQQFVAENYIRWDSLGEFLALAVSLEHLAQVFGNPRAKVLAEALDLANEKFLDTNKSPTRRLGGIDNRGSHFYLALYWAEALAAQDQDSGLKARFAPLADQLAASEDAIVKELLAVQGQPVDIGGYYWVDESKTSAAMCPSATLNSILGQFRESR
- a CDS encoding response regulator — protein: MNILLVEDEPELSQIACETIEGMGHKVKVVAGVEDAIAALEDETQALDLMIADHRLPDGWGVALCLQCKVKFPQVRVAVVSGCLTDENIELLDEYKIPYWKKPVLYSTVMRELLGPPKLPPLPGSGN
- a CDS encoding HAD family hydrolase produces the protein MANHQLIDHIRAHSSPLDPVETGEPKLVSKVPGLKAVVFDVYGTLFISASGDISLAENEDRSPAIMAALETAGYEVLDREAPWSANFMGTLQRFRRDRAKAGIDYPEVHIEEVWQDLIEESKNAGFLAGSGDVQLAIVDHECRVNPCWPMPNLEETLSRLTREGLHLGIVSNAQFYTPLLFPALISKPHTEYAFDSKHCVWSWMEREGKPSTGLYQRLKQVLEVDGISPHDTLYVGNDLRNDIWPAKALGFQTVLFAGDKRSLRWRTDDPDCRSVRPDFVITDLSQLFEIL
- the ffh gene encoding signal recognition particle protein, giving the protein MLESLTDRLGNALRSLRGQAKLTEENMTESLQEVRKALLAADVHFRVAREFIDRVAKQCEGQAVLKSVTPGQMIVKIIHDELVSLLGEGSTALEDKKPLRVLLLGLQGSGKTTFAGKLALHLRKNGYTPAVIACDVYRPAAIDQLETLARDNDILFYGERDSKNVRKIGRNGWEWAKEQGADAIIFDTAGRLQIDEPLVKEVVDLKKEVQPDESILVADAALGQEAVNVAKTFHEAVGLTGIALSKLDGDTRGGAALSMKAIAQVPIKFLGTGEKVTDLEVFHPDRLAGRILGMGDVVSLVEKAQDTIDEDEAKRMAEKMQRAEFNFEDFLSQMQAVKKMGSLGGLMKMMPGMGNVEVGDKEEKKLKHTEALIQSMTLQERQNPQLLNGSRRARISRGAGLPVKDLNALIKQFQQMKKMMRMMKGPKARKMMKKMQKSGAGMPDMPDLGNMGGMGGLPRM
- a CDS encoding RluA family pseudouridine synthase, with the protein product MSIESPFGAEALLIKPEQLESWIMEESEDIIVLDKPGWVVCHPSKNGPWSSLVGAVREARGLDRIHLVSRLDRETSGVVILAKHHKAASQLQTAFSKRNTKKRYLALLKGHLKEARTTESNLEKDPESEVVVKQRVSFGGRGKSALTHFRPLEYWGPHTLAEVTPESGRKHQIRVHAAWLEHPVLGDKIYAGDPSWYLEFIENGWTDRLDRELRYPRQALHAADLEVWGEDWKFTFSAPCPFEAEGYRTLAESETA
- the hpf gene encoding ribosome hibernation-promoting factor, HPF/YfiA family → MKDRTNDIIISGHNLDLTKALKSMVIEKVSKLFEHENHIIRIRVELSTRQSNHVKEHLAKGLVEIKGKDLVANVSSEDLYKSIDLLETKLDRMLRRRSRLRVLKRKQPHSLDIPAEIPKVQSA
- a CDS encoding PD-(D/E)XK nuclease family protein, giving the protein MFGTFFVSRQEYSVEGIDLSETVVYRGFRMESKWHYLGWKRPFSIEFADHLKKEYGKSRSYDHLLIWTPSARAGRHVLNELFGPKESVAEAFHPPRLVTPARFVRSLLPDDGSIATETQCLYAWKRVLELADPSGLEAVFPVIPRENKSAWAFTVGQQLMRLRGRLAEDQWDFRKIASQQLPQDLKRWSTLGRLEQAYLEELSSHGLEDPECVLERILTAEISPQPYSVLMVAGVLNMSQRQAACMRALAARGLEIEFYLPIPEEQRDAFDALGRPEKDLWEKEPLPETLIKNCLQRSPEPRELVEQILELSEDYGGEVDSLVVGSPERDLADYLIERSRLTKTPYYAPEGRALAETSWGRLIGLINDWQKSGQLATLFNLLNHDLFREWAVHQGLDILRLQGAIQSILKEQLLKTSRQLLDNGLGPSKSIGLVREGIELLDAQGFNQRGRGGFAENLWKLLRQVAISQQLAPESLNSLRQIEELLQDIQAGFENARLTESDWWELLNFQLTNTQFYPERSEDERPVSGWLELPWECAPHIVLLSLPDSQVPGPKVLDSFLTPLLCRSLGLYGPDELAAFHAFRLRLILESRKQWGRVDILLPDRGLDDSPVLPTRFLFLADETCILNRVETLLGERSLEEDPLPAEFGTRLQPPPMPEFEKISVTALRTYLNNPFHFYLERLNYLSPPEALPREVDAMAFGQLAHTVLEGLNSREDGISLLKEKEIVEFLLTGLDEQVLSRYGSRIPVSLQIQVSSLAERFRAAAGHIARERQSGWIPEKAEWVFHKDLDFRIGGIRLRGVVDLLEKNEESGQYRIVDYKTSDKAADPARKHLTHPNARSREPLLPECDFLDGKKTARWTDLQLPLYQKAVELLTGEIATCAYFNLSKAVGEIGILEWATTEAQREAALQCAEAIVKQIQTERFPLEGNSSYEDPWLKWFGGDYERNLHPDWVAKQGGKDS